The sequence TCTGTTTTCACTTATTGCAAATTCGTGAGAAGACTTTTATTTCAGATGTTAGTGTGCATTCGCCGTGGTTATTCGACTGAAGTCTGCTTCACAAACATGCTTATTGTTGCTGCGTTATTCATGAAGTTCCTTAAGTCCCTTGTTCTAACTCCACGAGTTTTTGGAGTGCTGGCTCAGCAGACATTAGAACCTTGTCTTGTACCCACGATCAATCTGTTCGTTGTCGTCAAATCTGACGTTACTACTACTGGTTTGAGTCCGTTTTACTGCTCAGCACAATTTATGTCGTCTGTGACTGGAGAAGCGCGACTAATTTCATTAACATGTCGCTGCGTCATACTTTGTTTCTTTTAGCATTTTAAAGAATAACTTTACATGCACTAGCACGGTTGGGGCCTCTACACTTTCAAATTATCCTACTTGAGTCTCAAGTTTCTCTTATTTAGAAAGTTAATCCCGGAGCCGAACAGAAAGCTCATTGATCACCTTCGGTCATTCCCTAAAGTTGAATAGGAAAGTCTGTTCATTTGAAAGCTGTCCTTCTCGCAAATGGAAAGAAAAGTAGAAGACCGGGCAAACTAAACAGGCGCGATATTCCCTCTGAGTCTCATGTTtgcgccttttttttttttcattttttctcgaCGAAATTACAGACTACTCACAGTCTAGGCCCGGGCGGGTGAGGGATAGGGGTCCGAATCATAGGCCTTACCATTTTATATaccattttttgcataaaagATACCCCTTTCGTATACCTTCCGTTGACAAATGGTATCCCTTTCGTATACCCTCCAAACAGGAAggcttcttgtcattttcatgcTGCGTTAAATAAATTAAAGCAGTACAGTCATAAGTTATGTGTGGtcgaaatattttaatgaaagGCCCTTTTAAATACCTAAATGACCGATTTCCCTACCCCTTCATATACTTCGACACGAGAAATCCCGACCCTTTCATATACCTCAAGCGTGAGAAAAGTGCCCTTTCGGGCGAAACCTCCCAGTATAGGCCATTATAGGGAGTAACACCCACCTCCCTCTAGAGAGTCTAGACCACGGTGGTAAAATAGGTTTCACATTTAAACTTGTCATTGTTGTAAACCAAAAATTGAACGGGTGCTGTCAGGTTTGGGATACCTAAAGGAATGGCGCGTTATCAGGGTTCACCCTTCGTTATGAATTGAATATCACATGTTCTCTGTCGTTTAATTCAGCAAACTTACGTTATTTTCCAGCTTGAATTGTGAATAAAATTTACATTCGGGCATCATTACACCATAGAAATATCCGGTAACACTCCGTCATTattccaaaaacaaaatgctcCCCTGGCATTTCATTATGCTGAAAAAAAAGTCTCTTCCTTTTCTGAATTGTAAATAAAAACATTacctttcaaaattcaaaacaaatacacaCTTTGTTTTGTTACTTGTAACCAGTATGACTGTTGAATTGGAAACTTCCTTCAGCCGGATGTGAGATTTGCAATAACAAGGCATTTTGAATTGAATACGGGCATTTCGAATTGAATTCTTTCGACCACGCGATATGAGATACACAGAGCCTGGTCACTAAGCCAGGTTTCGAAAGTTCCGAAAATAGCGCAAAGTCAACTTAGGCCCGAGCCCGAGAAGTGGGGAATTACGAGaactaagacctacgaaaacgaagacctaagacgtagtactacgaaaactaagaccctgagtTAGCAAAAGGAACTGCTTACTTTTTAACAAGAATTTTCCAGCAGAGAACGCTTATCGACTGTTACaatccatttcagctacaaaatacagtagacatgAACTATTTATTGACAGAATCCAAGAGTAATTTTCTGTTTGTgcagaacgcgttctttgttattctgtcacacAATCCTTgctataaaatcaaagtcggctagcgttcTGCTGCTGTGTCAACGAAAACTTTCGCATCTTTAGTATCTTCAGCATCTTCATCGTCACTCAGGTCGCCATTTGCAAGCCTGCAGAGCCTGGTGTCCTCCTCTGAGGATAGAGTAATATTTGCACCTTCTCCAGTGTATCCCACAACCCGGGTCAAAATGCATATGAGAGAATTTCTATCACAGGTATCACCTGGAGTGTACCTAAGTGGATCACTTGTCTGGTTTAGCCACTGAAGTGCTACTTTCTGTCTTAAGAATTTTCGATCATTAACCTCTACTTGTACGTCTTCCATCAGAACTGCCAACCAGAACGGCGAAATCTCCCTTCTTCGGTCATGCCTTACCGCAACCACATCTTCCTTATGGTATATGGTCTGCACCCGCACAGTTCTACCCTGCAACGTAACGTTGGCATCCACAATTTGGCAGGTCGCTGTAGTGTCTTGGGTATCTTCGGATGAATCTGTGATGAGGATGGGACGCATGCTTAATTAGTGCGTACGGAAGGGTGCCAGtcagcttttttgtttttgagcgGACGTTTTCTTGTCGTACGCCTTTTCCGTACTCCCTAACAAATTTGTgaaatggggttgacagacctGCGTGACTCCCGCTGTGTGCTCATTGTGTTGATAAAAgcctttatagttttgctttaacaagcatgTCTTTAAGCGATTTGCCTTTTCTATAAGAGGTCAAGGGAGGATCCTTGTATATATCTCTTAGTAGTGGCTGGTTTTGTATTAGGTGCCATTTTTTCCattagaatgtttttcaaacatggCAGTGATGGATGAAATTGTGTCACAAAGGATAGAATTCTTTTGTGCGCTTTCTGTGTTTGTGTAAGagcgttctttctttcttcgaatttaacttcggagatgatttTGTCCACCAGGTTATTGGGATAACCTCTTGATGTCAGGCGtgttctaaagtttttaatgttCTTCTCAAACATAACTTTAGAAGAGTTTGTCCTCAGGAGTCTAAGTGCTtctccttttatgaatcctttttatcctttttttgcTGGGTGGCAGGTGTTGTAGTTCGTGTACTGAAatgtttcagtaggtttgtaatGTGTGCGCACGTCGAGAATCGATTCTTTCTCGAATCTCTCTCCCTTATAGACTGTTGTGTCCAAGAAAGTTGTTTCTAAGTGTGAGACTTCAGCAGTAAACTTCATGGTAGGGTGGTAAGAATTTGCTTGCTCAGCGAATTGttctatttcttctttgtttgtgtcgCACAAGCAAAAGACAATGAACCTTTTCCACGTTAGTGATTTGTTAACGCTTTGTCTTAAGATCTCCTTTTCTATAGATGCCATAAAGATGTTGGCAAAAGTTACTGTCAGTACCCATGGCAGTACCGTGTGCTCTCCTTCAGTACAAGGCTGAGCATTTCTCTGAGAAATTTAGTAGCTATAGGAGGCTTTTGGGCATGAAAGCTTTCGTATGCGTTGCACACTATAGTGATTCCCTGCTCCTGTGGGATATTCGTGTAAAGGCTTGTGACATCCATTGAGACTAGAAAAGCGTTTCTAGGCACCCTAGTGCTCTCAATAAACCTTATGAAATGTGTCGTATCCTTAAGATACAATTCCTGTATTTGTGCTATTGGCTGAATTAGTTTGTCTACGAATGATGATAGGCGTTCTGTTGGGCCATCACACCCAGATATTATAGGTCTTCCGACTAATGTcggtttgtgaattttcgttAGGGTATAGAATACTAGAATTCGAGGCGGATCTGGTGTTTGGTTAAACCATTTAGCCGTCATTTCGTCTATGCACCCTGCTTGGCGAAGGGAGTTGATGAGGTGTTTAACTCGCTGGAATTTATCTCTAACCATTGGTTTGTCTAGTGGCTGATAGTTATTTATATCATCCCATTGTATCTGTCCctcattgattttgttttctctgttCATAACGACGGTTGTTGTGCCTTTATCTGCTTTTTTGAGTATAATTTCTTTCTTGTTAATGAGCTCCTTGAGAGCTCGTTGCTCGCCGGGTGGCAGATTATTTTTAGGTTTAACCAGTGGAGATTCTGCAAGCTTTATTTTGACTTCTTCTAAGTAAGTCTCAAGAGCAACTGATCGTTGAATCGGTGGAGTCCAACTGGATTTCACGTGAAATGGATGTTGCTTAGTATTTTGGTCATGATAAATATATTGAAGGCGCATCCTTCTAGCAAATTGGTTGAAGTCTGAAAGTAGCTGGCGCCTTATCTGGTTTTCCTTCATGACAGGTGTTGGAATGAAGTTCAAACCTCGAGAGAGTAAGTTGATCTGCTCTGCAGTCAATTGTGTGTCTGAGAGGTTTTTGATGTGTTGTTTGCGTAACTCTATAGTCTCTCTAAACTTTTTTTGTTGTAAATTCTTGTTCCGCGCTCTTCGTGTGTAATTTCTAACAGTGAGTGTATTTCTTCTTCCCCTTTTGAGGCATATAGTACACTGGGATAAGATTCACTTTGTTTATTCTTAGAATCATCAATCTTTGACAGTAATTGCGTGAACTTGTCGATCTTCGCTTGGATATTCGATGCTAACTTTAGTACATCAGTACTCATGTGTAAATTTTCATCTCTAGGCGCCGATGGCGTCCTGCTTTTTCTAGTTTGAAGAGCATTAGTTTCGGTTTTCTCACGAGACAGTTCCTGCTCAACCTGGCTGCATCTACTTTGTAAGTGTTCAATGCGCCTCTGGTGGAATTTCGCTAAAGTGCGAATAAATTCCTGTTCGGCAGTGTTTCTTATCGAGCCCATTTCTTTCTTGAACTGTTCGTCCGGCGTGTTATATCTAAGAGTCTTAGGACCGATTCCGTCCTTAATGTGTGCCCTCAGTTTCTTTATGGCGGTCTCAGATCGTTCGATCTTAGTTTTGAGGGACATAACTTCCATGGCTCGACGTGGCTCTTTGCCGTCCTGGCTCTGAGAGCGGTTTAGCGTGTCTAATTTCCGTTTGTGCTCATTGGGCTTCTTTGCTCTTGCAGACTTCAAGCTGGTTTTCCACTGGATTTCCCATAACTGTTTCACGTGTAGGCTAAGGTGCGTGATTTTCTCCTTTTGGTTGAGAATCAGGGATCTCAATGTCCCTTATGTCTTCTTCGGTCTGGCTGAGGTCAGTGTCGTCTCCGATGTCCAGAATGGACTCATTGGGATCTTCTAGGCTGGCTGGTTTGATCTTAGTTGACCATCAACTGTTAGTATTTCAAGATTGTCCATGTGGATTTGTAACTGAAGCAAATAAGATCTGGAGTGGATCTTTAGTaacttggattccggattccaatcgTCAGCAGGATCCCGGATTCCTAGAGCAGGATTTCGGATTCCAAAGCctaggattccggattccaaaaccGAAAAATTCATGAATTCCGGAATctggattcccttacatggggcgagtCCAAATtatgcctgctgttccagaataatatgtgtggtaagtttacccgagtAAACCTTCAAGAATCTCAGttccaaattagctcgcatagcgaAACAGGGCCgataagacgggccagtagttgTATCATAGACAATAATGGGAAAAAAACGTGCGAAGTGTTATGTCGCATTATACTACTGAGCTTTCTTACTGCTAAATGTGTGTTAACCTTGTAATCAttctttctacggttttctgttttacagggtCTTCATTTCCGtgctacgaaaactaagaccgggggtcttcgttttcgtagtgcgaaaactaagaccgggtcttaggtcttaggacttcgttttcgtaggtcttagttttcgtaataCCCGACTTCTAGGGCTCGGGCCTAAGTTGACTTTGCGCcattttcgggactttcgaaacCTGGCTAGTGACCAGGCTCTGTGTATCTCATAACGCGTGGTCGAAAGAATTCAATTCGAAATGCCCGTATTCAATTCAAAATGCCTTGTTATTGCAAATCTCACATCCGGCTGAAGGAAGTTTCCAATTCAACAGTTATACTGATTACAAGTAACAAAACAAAGtatgtatttgttttgaattttgaaaggtAATGTTTTTATTTACAATTCAGAAAAGGAAGAGACTTTTTTTTCAGCATAATGAAATGCCAGGGgagcattttgtttttggaatAATGACGGAGTGTTACCGGATATTTCTATGGTGCAATGATGCCCGAGTGTAACTTTTTTTCACAATTCAAGCTGGAAAATAACGTAAGTTTGCAGAATTAAACGACAGAGAACATGTGATATTCAATTCATAACGAAAGGTGAacctttttcattttgaccctGATAACGCACCATAGGGAAAGTGCGTTAAAACGATCAGAAAGAGGAGAGGTAAACTTATTCTAAACGTTACTAACGCCACTGACCTTAATAGCTTCCCCAAGCTAACACTTTGTTCGGAGAGCCGAACGACATGTAATGTGTTGATTCGACAGAATTATTCTAAAACATTCCACATCTCAACGGCCTACACTCGTCcaaaccctttcactgccaaggggttccccattgacgagtaaaatcgtgtcatgagggcgcctacTCTAGTTAAAGCGTTAAGAGTAACTTCAGTTAAAGCCGCCACATGACTCAAAAATCACCTTTCCTGATATTGGTGCCCTGGGGTAGCTCATTCAATGGCTAGTTCTATGGCtagttttggtttttttgttttctgaacaCGTTTATTTTGCCGAGAAAATTGCGAAATAGTGAAGCCTACCCACATCAgctaaaaattcatttcatgGACAGGCATTTTGGGCAAACTAGAGTTTGGCCACACGCTTTCGCAGCAACAatcatttttgagaaaaatgagCTAATATCTGGACAGGTGTCTTCTCTAAGAGTAATGTAAGCCCGAAAATATAATTACTTCAGCAAAGATAAATTTGTAAGAATTTGGTAAAGATGATCGAAGTTCCGATTCCTGTAAACTTCAGTTTGAGACTCTTTtggatgctttttttttctataaccTGTATATCTttaatttccacaaaaaaaattgaattttgtaGTATTTTTTTAATACAACTGCCATCGTTTGCCCCAAAAGCACCTATGCTTATCAATGGGACTCACAAGTCTAGTACCTCCTAGGATCTAGAAGTGATGgtctttaaaaggctgtaaattTTTTGGTGGTACTCTTGTTTAAACGAGAGAAATATCGCGAAGAAGTTCCGTAACTCGCTATAACATCTCAGGACAAACAGGCAGCCGCCAAATCGTTCATGATCACTCACAgattacagaaaaaaaacgtGCCGAGAAATTCGACGTTAGCAAACTCAAAATATGTGACTTATATATGTGACTGATATACAGATGACCGGGACAAATAATGGAACAATTGATGTAAGGAGGAGAGGAGGAAACAGAAGCACGAGCCTTTTTTTCATACGTTTGATCTCAGAAGTGATACTTATTCCACAAATTTCTTGTGTCGAGAAAGTTTGCATGAGTGGTAAGGGGGTTCGAAAAACATTTAAGTTTTTATGTAGATCACCGGTGTGTTTATTGCGTGACAAGCAGCGAAAAATCGTGCGATCCGGATTATCTCTCTTTTGCTGACAGATTCCAAGGTTATCgggatgaaagaaatattccaCAAATTAACCATCGTCGGCTTAAATATAAAGAGTGAGCCTACCGTAGTGTATTTTGAGAGACTCCCGGCCAAACATATTAAAGCATGTTTGCTCGAATTTAACTAGGGtacgttctttttttttttttttaaggaatcAAAATTTGGACCAATTTTACTAAATtctcaaaaatttatttttgctaGAATAATTTTATTTGGGGACTTTAAATACTAGTAGACAAGACGTCTGTTCAGAAATGATCACTGCTCTGAAAGCGTGCGGCCAAATTTTAATTCACCTAAAATGCGTGtcgataaaattaatttttcagccaatgtGGGTAGGGTTTggtattttgaaattttctcgGTAAAGTAAACGtattcacaaaaaaaataaataaataaatacaccGCGCAACTAGCCATTGAACAGGCTACCCCTGGGCTCCAATATCAGAATAGCTGATTTTCGAGTCAGGTGCCGGCTCTCACCCATTGCTTAACGGAAGTTGTTCGTAATAGCGCTGGAAGCAAACAGAGAGTGTTTCAAGGctggaaaaattcattttttttttaagggtaGGTTCCAGTGCTGAGAAATGTTTCCATTTCCCTtcctagggctaacgctcagatgGAATAACTTGGAAATTTCTCAGCACT is a genomic window of Acropora muricata isolate sample 2 chromosome 8, ASM3666990v1, whole genome shotgun sequence containing:
- the LOC136925333 gene encoding uncharacterized protein, with amino-acid sequence MKENQIRRQLLSDFNQFARRMRLQYIYHDQNTKQHPFHVKSSWTPPIQRSVALETYLEEVKIKLAESPLVKPKNNLPPGEQRALKELINKKEIILKKADKGTTTVVMNRENKINEGQIQWDDINNYQPLDKPMVRDKFQRVKHLINSLRQAGCIDEMTAKWFNQTPDPPRILVFYTLTKIHKPTLVGRPIISGCDGPTERLSSFVDKLIQPIAQIQELYLKDTTHFIRFIESTRVPRNAFLVSMDVTSLYTNIPQEQGITIVCNAYESFHAQKPPIATKFLREMLSLVLKESTRYCHGY